One window of the Candidatus Dormiibacterota bacterium genome contains the following:
- a CDS encoding potassium-transporting ATPase subunit F, protein MLTGYVVSGLIALAATIYLLIALLLPERF, encoded by the coding sequence ATGCTGACCGGATACGTCGTCAGCGGGCTGATCGCGCTCGCCGCCACCATCTATCTGCTGATCGCCCTGCTCCTGCCCGAGAGGTTCTGA